Proteins encoded by one window of Antechinus flavipes isolate AdamAnt ecotype Samford, QLD, Australia chromosome 4, AdamAnt_v2, whole genome shotgun sequence:
- the LOC127559427 gene encoding galectin-9-like isoform X3, producing MKQQQQQQQQPCLLASLPTRIRFAVNFQCGSTGNIVFHFNPQFEDGGHVVCNTKTFGSWGPEEKKMQMPFQKGKCFEIRFQVRNEGFNVLVNGNYFVQYPHRIPFHEVDTITIEGIVQVSSINFQPPDYAWPPAPSTVITQIPGINFLPPVPRVPAFPNTLYTSQLYPLPFSTFIPGGLYPSRNIIVSGSILLTANMFTINLICGNDIAFHLNPRFTEKAVVRNTKINYTWGSEERSLPGFMPFTQGQPFTILIRCEMHCFKVSVNGQHQFDYNHRMKNLASINQLEPNSCYWNLLPESRGHVSPIFCISPLPDPVIPTQQALNKSLLCGIELRTPVIC from the exons TTTTGCTGTGAATTTTCAATGTGGATCCACTGGAAACATAGTCTTTCATTTCAACCCTCAATTTGAAGATGGTGGCCATGTAGTATGCAATACAAAGACATTTGGTTCCTGGGGGCCCGAAGAGAAGAAGATGCAGATGCCTTTTCAGaagggaaaatgttttgaaattcgTTTTCAGGTTCGCAATGAAGGCTTCAAT GTGTTGGTGAATgggaattattttgttcagtacCCGCACCGGATCCCTTTCCATGAGGTGGATACCATCACAATTGAGGGCATAGTGCAGGTGTCCTCCATCAACTTCCAG CCTCCAGACTATGCCTGGCCACCTGCTCCTTCTACTGTCATC ACTCAAATTCCTGGCATCAATTTTCTTCCACCGGTACCCAGG GTACCTGCTTTCCCAAACACTTTGTACACTAGTCAGTTGTAT cCCTTACCTTTCTCTACATTTATCCCTGGAGGACTCTACCCATCCAGGAACATCATCGTCTCTGGCAGCATCCTGCTTACTGCTAACAT GTTCACAATCAACCTGATATGTGGGAATGACATTGCCTTCCATCTGAACCCACGATTTACAGAGAAAGCTGTGGTCCGGAACACAAAGATTAACTACACATGGGGTTCTGAGGAGCGTAGTCTGCCCGGTTTTATGCCCTTCACCCAAGGTCAACCCTTCACG ATTCTCATCAGGTGTGAAATGCACTGCTTCAAGGTGTCCGTCAATGGGCAGCACCAGTTTGACTACAATCACAGAATGAAAAATTTAGCCTCTATCAACCAGTTGGAG ccCAACTCCTGCTATTGGAATCTGCTTCCCGAAAGCAGGGGTCATGTCTCACCAATATTTTGTATCTCTCCGCTTCCTGACCCAGTCATAcccacacagcaggcacttaataaaagtttgctaTGTGGTATTGAGCTCAGAACACCTGTGATCTGTTAA